The sequence below is a genomic window from Humulus lupulus chromosome 3, drHumLupu1.1, whole genome shotgun sequence.
ctacacgtcgttggtCAAAACTGCGGTCAACAAAAGTAAAGATTGTTTCATTGACTAAAAATGAGGTTACAATATATAGAAGCATAAAGTCTTGTAATGAAATGAAAAGAAAcacaaaatataacaaactaagtTTGTTATGTAACAAAATGTGTAACGTAACAAATTAAGGATTAATGAAGCTTAGCTAATCCTAATATTaaagcaaactttgccaatcgaagTAACATAATAAACATCAATGATTAAGGGCAGAGACATAAAGGGATACCGATCCACCAAACTTTGGCTCCCTCCATAGAGAAGGCCAACTGAACTAGAAAATGAGCTACACTATTATTTGAGGGAAATATTTGATCACTTTTTATTCTTAATTTGGTATTGGTATTGGTATTACTTACATTGTAAATGTTCTTGCTTATACGTAAGTATACAAATTTTatattgtttattatatatatattaattatattaaaaattattattaaaaccATCTAGAATTGTCAacataaaaaaattcataaattatttatatatgaaaAATGTTAACACACGACTTACAAATTAAACATCATTTTAAATTAGTAAACCATCATATGccataacaaaaatatatatttattataataatccATATCTATTTAATACAAATTTTATGATATAATCCTTGACTCTTAcatgattttattttaaaaaatttatatataaaatgacaTTTGTAAAAAATTTGAGGACTTTGTGTATATAAAAAAGGGTCATTTTTATTGCACTTCTAGTATCCATAGATTAAGTAGTAAGTAGGTGTATGTAGTCCAACTATATCTGAAGAAGGAAATTTAGTATTTAAACTTGACTTCCAAACTACTTAGTACATACCTAAATTCTTACCTTTTTATACTCCCATCAAATTTTCAATTTCTTACTCATTTTCAGCTAGATGCTTAGAGCATATATATATAAGTCTCTTACAAAATAGCATATTGCTAAAATTcccattaattattaattaatcaagGATAAAACTTCAGAGAAAGCCCTTGTCTTGGAAGCTTTTGATGCAGTCATCAAACATTTGTTCAAGTGTTTTAAAACCAGGAAAACCCAGTTGAGTGATTTTACTAGTGTCCATGCTATGTGGATTGCTGTCTCCTTCCTGGCTACTACACCTGCACATTATATAACAATCAATTATATCATAATCAAGTTCAAGCAAAGCTATCTAGCTAGCTAGCTAAGCTGATCACAGTTTCTAGTTCAACCATAACTATTTTGCCCTAGTGATCTTCACTTACTTGTTTTCAAAAGGGTAGGATGGATATTTGGCTCTGAGCATCTCAATGATCTGAGACCAGTGAGCTACTGAGTTTGAGCAGATAAGCCTGCCTGATGCCCTACTATCCTCCATTGCCATAATGTGAGCAGCCACCACATCGTCTATGTGTACAAATCCAACTGTTGTATTTGGGTACTCACCTCTTTCACCTTGTATTTTTGTCCCCAAATTCAAACTTATATAATTCATCACACTTAGTTGAAAAATATATAGGGTTCAATTAATCGTTTAGAAATCCAACCTCTGACTACAGCGAGGATCAGAAACAAAGTACTGGTGGGTTGTGGTGCTAGGAGGGGACCAACTACGAAAGAAGGGTTCACCACAACCAGATCTTTCCCAGTCTCCTCGGCAAATTTCCAGGCATCTTTCTCTGCTGTAGTCTTGGCATATGCATACCAGAGCTGCTTGTGTCCAAACCAAGAATGTAAGTGAAGTACAATTTATACCCAATTGAGCTAGAAACATTAATTCTAAATTTGgcatatatataaagaaaatgaAGATTTTACATTATAGTTCTTGCAATATTCAGGGTCACTCCAATGGGACTCGTTGAGAGGCGAGATTTGTTGGACATCATATCGGTATCTTATCGAAGAGCACGAAGACGTGAGCACAATACGTTTCACACTACTAGCTTTTGCACACGAGCTTAGTACATTCCTAGTCCCTTTTATACATGGATCGACCAAACTTGACTGTACAATTTTGACatcaaacaaaaacaaaaggcTTTAATTTCCTTCTAAGTACATATATAAGAGTGTTGTTAGTACCTGAATATTGTCATCGCAGGGAACGAGCACAGGCGAGGCTGTGTGGTAGACACCATCGACGCCATGTATGGCCTCGTCAAAGCTCCCTTCCACCATTAGATCGGCCTTGAAAATCTTAAGCCTCTCCTTTGCTCCACTCAACTCCCTCAAATATCCCACCTTGCTTTCATCTCCTTTTTCCCCCAAAACAAAGAAAATCCTAAACTGGTTAGCTCATCATATAAAGATGAAAAatcgttatatatatatttataaaataaataccaGGATCTCGAACAGTAGTCCTGACGGTGTGACCTTTCTCTAATAAGGTTTTGACAAGGTAAGCGGCAATGAAGCCTGTTCCTCCTGTTACACAGTATTCTGGCATCCTTGTCTTTTTTTCTGCGAATTCACTAATGGCTTCCAATATTGGATTATATATATAGTGATGTTTTAACCTGCTTTTaagaaaaaaagtaaaaataaaataaagactcttcaaaatgagaaaataaaatgtGTCATGCACAGGACCACTCCTCTGTTTATTAAAGCAGCAATAGTGGAAGGTGATTCATTCCATTTTTGTGGTAATTAACTTAATGTAATCTTGTATTATTCGTTCGAGGCTTAagattatttagagcatcctgcaaatttttagaaaattctgaatagtttacattaCCGAAAACTatgtgcataaaaaaaattagtcacgcgtgcaacaacatgtttgaaccaagttttcagtactgtaaactattcaaaattttctgaaaatcgcattgatactctaaatagctacaatatacacagttataaaaaaaatttgcgccgaaaactgttcaaaagTTGAAAACACTGAGAGTCTCACCGGTAAAGCTTAAAATGAAGCTCCTATAAAAAAAAttctcctatttatacataataatgactgaaaaaaaaaacatgaagaATGAATTGGCCTTCTTTGGATAAATATTTTTACTTCATTTAAACTCTACATGAAATAGGCCACAGCGATATGGTTCTCAATTAATATTGTGTAAACGTTGGTGTCCAAAATAAAAACTTTAATCAACTTCTTATTACTAATTTGTGTCCAAAATTTTAGTTAGAATTGTTATTTCTCAAAAAAAGTATGAAGGAAATCTCACTAAATCTTTCTAAAGTAAATTGTAGATTAATTAATTCCTTACTTCTTACTTCTGTTCAAATGTATATGTTGTTTGATAGGTGCTCAAGGCACTAGGTGACTTCGTGCAATGAATTATGGCTCCAATATTTTTTGTTGTCATcctcaaaattaattatttaacttttctcaaaaacaaaattaattatttaactgcaAGTTGCCCATTTCGAGGTCAATGGCTGTCATCATAGGATACTTTTCCAATATATGCACTTTATATACCATTTCCTTGGGCCCATAAATTGTATCTCAAAGGCCCAATTGTTGGGTTACTAAGCCCATCTAAAAAGTGAGATTGAGCTCGGATGGAATGTGGCTCAACTATTCTTCTTAGATTAAACGAAGAGGAAATTTCAGTCTATATTATAAATGAAGTGCTATGAAGCCATTCTacactttaaaataaaaaaaaggggcTCTTAACATTTATATATAATTCTTTAACTTTTTATTTCTAGAATACGGTCTtactattaatttaaataaataattgcaGCTTTGTTATTGATAAAATTATATACCAAAAAGAATaaattattatcatatattaCAAATTTGATTTAACTAAATAAAATATAACACTTCCCATAAATTAATCACTAACATAATCGCACTCTCCTAAAATATTGTATTAACTAATTATTAATTTATAGTAATTTCCTTTATTCCTAGTTATTAGCAAAAAATAATGTGTAATATAACATTCAAACCAGCCACATATcaaatatgaaattcaaaataTAAAAGGTAGAGACCAAATATTTTGGATACCATTTTGTAGTTGTTCATTGATTATTCTACTTTTCTTTCAATGTTTCAACTCAATCTAATACAAATATATTAGGCTTTTACACAACTTTGATATTGTctacaattaaatataatgaaTATTATAGATTACACACTTAGATGGTTATTTGTGTGGTTGGATACTAAAAAGTAATTCTTTTGAATGTGTTGGATACCAAATAGTAGTTATTTTATATGAACAAATTTGTACCCTGATTGTAAGTAGGATACcgaatgattttttatttttattttttatttaatataagagtgagtatataattatataaaaagacACCACTAACTATATAATTACATGCATGAAAGTTTACTAAGATATTAAATGTTCACACATTCGCTTTTTAGTTTATAGATACACATAAGTATTTAAAAGTTATTTAGTGTTAAAAAATGTGTTGGATACCATTTAGTAGATAAATATATGTAGTATCAAAATGTATAGGTAAAATACTATTTAGTTGGTAAATATGTAGAATAGTATGTAGTTTAAATTATGgagatttttttttgtataaaactTTATAGTACCATTTagtattaaattatataaatattttaaaataatgtaaGATTATATACATACCAAACCCCCAAAAATTAGGGATTAAACATTCAATTCAATATACCAAATCAATCGTTAAAGGCAAAGAAAATAAGGGAAAAAATAATTTAGTCTTATaaaggtgttgtttggtaacacttaaaaaaataattttttatttatttaattaaaaatttgaaaattaaacataaaatgtgtttggtaattctatttttatttattatttttttaaattttaaaaagagaagtttttcactttcaaattttttttaaactgttttcaatttttccttttttttttcttctcttcttcaaatcaacaccttatattgttaaacaaaaaataaaaataaaagttatcaaacgcatttattattttttatttttaaaaacaaaaaacaaaaatagttaccaaacatatatttattttttaaaaataaagaaacaaaaataaaattatatttctatttttgtgtttaaaaaattcaaaaacaaaaattctaccaaacggACCCAAAGCAAATCAATTAAATAAGGAAATAGtctatgttaaaaaataagtaagtataataaataagtaaataaattttGAATATGTGTAATTtaggttaataaatattataatatgggtatattaaaaaatcaattttaaattagTAAGTTAATCTTCCTTAATTAACTTATTTATATTATAGGTGATTCATTCCATTTTTGTGGTAATTAACTTGATGTAATCTTGTATTATTCGTTCGAGGGTTAAGATTATTTTCTGTCTGAAATGATGAGAATCAcgttcaaacaaaaaaaaaaatcacatatatatatttatagaataaTGACTGAAAAAAAACATGAAGAATGAATTGGCTTTATTTGGATAAATATTTTTACTTGATTTAAACTCTACATGAAATAGGCCATAGCGATTTGGTTCTCAATTATTATTGTGTAAACGTTGGTGTCaaaaaacatttttaattttttttgaaagcCAAATAAAATGGCTTCTAGATTACCTGGTCACTTTGCATTCTTAATTCTTTTGTTTGTAGTAATTACCAAAGTCCAATCCGATCAGAAAGTTTTCAATGTGATCAATTTTGGTGTTATTGCTGATGGAAAAACAGACAACAGCAAGGTAATTTCTTCTTCTTGTGCTCAATATGTTTAGTGTTGTATATTAACTTAGAACAAAGCTTCTtaattacatatattatatatatatatattcatcttTGTTAGGCCTTTGTTGATGTATGGAACCAAGCTTGTTCATATAGTGGACGAGGTGTGGTTTTGATCCCAAAAGGGACATACTATGCGAGCTCTATGGTGTTCAGCGGACCATGCAAGGGCCAAACCCTTTTCTCCATTAATGGTAACCTTAAGGCTCCAACTGATAAAAAAGCTTGGGCTGGTACTGAAAGTTGGATTAGTTTTAGAAACATTATTAACTTGGAGATCAGTGGAGGAGGCTCTTTTGATGGCCAAGGACCTTCCGCTTGGCCCTACAATGATTGCAAAACTAACCCACATTGCGTGCAACTTCCCATTGTAAGTCTTATACGATCTTTCATCTCTATATGAAATTTATATCTACTAGCTATGCTTGTCACATGACACCATGGTTTATTTTGTcccttaataataataataatagatgaGAGAGTGAGTATATACTATAATACATATAATAAATcccattatataaatatatatattaaaaaaatacggTATGCATCGTTGTACATACACATTTCTATCCAAATTGCATAGCGGTGTTTTTCAACCACCTAATAAACATATTATGTTATAATTTTATATGTAGAAAATGTGTGTTTCTAGTTCTAACAAAATTTCCTTTGTGTATATATAGTCCATTGGGCTTGATTTTGTGAACGATTCACGGATCCACGACATAAAATTAATCAACAGCAAGAACTTCAACATGAAGGTTTTCGGGTGCCTTCGCACAACCATTGAACACATTCAAATAACAGCTCCAGTCACAAGCCCCAACACTGATGGAATCCACATTGGTTCATCCACCTGCATCAAGATCTTCGACTCCTTGATAGCCACTGGGGACGACTGTGTCTCGATCAGTCCAGGGACGGAGAACCTACAAGTGAGTGGCGTGACATGTGGTCCTGGCCATGGAATTAGCATCGGAAGCCTTGGAAAATATGCTAATGAAGGTGATGTTAAAAATTTGGTCATACAAAATTGTAACTTGACTGGTACTGACAATGACAATGGAGTGAGGATCAAAACTTGGGCTCCTTCTCCTCCAAGTATTGTTTATAATGTCACCTTTGAGAATATCAGCATGAAAGATGTCGATAATCCCATTATTATTGACCAGCAATATTGTCCATTTGGAAATTGTGTTACTCAGGTACGTATGTATGTCTACATATTGATCACACATACTAATTATAACACAAAATCacataatatgttttttttaaagtataattattaagttgtttttgtttgtgaacttGTTCATCCCAAGTTCAAATAACGGGTGTAAAGTTAAAAAATATTTTCGGCACTTCCAAAAACAAAGTTGCAGTAAATCTGAATTGCAGCCCTAGTAAACCTTGCCAAAAAATCGAATTAACAGACATAGATCTGATTTATAATGGCCAAGATAGAGCTGCTACTTCTTCGTGTTCTAATGCCCGTGGAATTGCTAGAGGCCGTCAAGAACCTCCCTCTTGCTTATAGACTAATTATACTTTCAAATCATCTTGTTTTTATTAGTCTATATGAGTTTGAAAACTGGCAACTATACTGTTATTAGTGCAACTATTATGTACTTGTCTTAGGTACCTACTCGGCCCCTTGTTTcataatattaaataataatacaattgcatttgccaaaaataataataatacaaatgtAATGTTTTTTTATTTACATGCATCACGTATAGTCAAGTATGTTTAATTGAGTAGTgtactttatttaaaaaatatatatatatatatataaataatttgaaTGCGAAGCTTCAtggaaatatttaaaatatgctCAATCGACCCACAGAGGAACAGTGTGATATTCTTGATCTTCTTTTATATATGTTATAGTTTGCAGTCTTTGTAGTGGTATACCATATAATGTATTTGACGTTATTAATcaaataattgttttaattttagtaattatatttattattaataaaggTCAATTTTGTATAGAATAAAtcagagaaattaaaaaaaaaatatttctcaGCACAATCAGATGCTAATAAATTCggagctttttttttctttaaaatattCAACTTTTGTTTGTATAAAAAAGACTTTAAGAGTTTTAGACAATAAAGAGATTGAAGACTTAatgattaatattgaaatttgaTAACGTATGTATGTAATTGAGAAACAATACCCTACTTAATTCATATAATTTGACTaagactttttttttctttttgagggAAAGTATATGACTAAATGTTTCTCCTATTAAATGATATTAAACACCATAATTGttctattattttaaataatataatattaaattaaataatttgacaaaatatgatttgtcacaccttgtaatatattattgagagttacaaaattggacacatgtgtgtgcccaaatgtaacactttttggagttacaaaatcagttacaaatttgtaactcctaaatattattcaataatgtgtagattgtatgttataAATTTGAGTTTGAATTTCACAAAGTCATAAGTGATATGGATgttggagatgtgattttaactctcgtAATATATATGGAAGTTACTAAATCAAATGGGGATGAGTTTTTGACATTTTGGAAAAGTATGGAAAATTGGGAAGGTGAAATGCATTGTGGTTGTGACCGCTGATTATCctaggccgcggcctgggggacagaagccagcaGCCGCGGGCAAGCATAACCCAGGCCGCGACCTGGAGTGCTGACAGTCTATTCCAATTTAAGTTTTctccaattttgaatgttttcaacACTCAAGTAACTCTCAAAGCTCTATTTTAAATTCCATTAACATCAAAtcaaacattggtaacagccacgtggttggtggaatttgaaattcaaagggtgtctcaaaactctataaataggagcatatttaacgctcacttgtaagatacattATTTTCTATCTACAAAGAACTTGGCTgtaaaatacaccatagaggtttaataataatataaagttattttcttgaaaaatcccttagtgcttagagaatatggaAAATAAAGTTTTGGACAAAGGTCAAAAaagttgtattattattgttgttttcactcttttgttcttattttacttgtattattattgttttgagtttgtaatcttcttcttttacatttttctatttacttgtattttatacAATTGAGTTGTAACATTACTTTAATCAAACgcattgtctattgtatttttgcatagagttgtattttgtttttccatatttccattgactatatatattctctaacaataatataattatatgaaGAGTAAAGATAGTTGTTCCCATTATATGTATCAAAATATTACTTAAAATGATGAAACATTTTTAAGAGGTGATATATCACCattaaattgaaaaaatataataTCACAAATAGGTGGAAGGGGGCAACTAAGCTCATTTTCTATCCTAATGGGTGTTTGGTGCAAGGGTTTACTTGGTGGGCTTTAGTTGATAGGGTTTGAGACTAAAGGAATCTCAAACTCAAGTATTTAAGGGGTTGTTTGGTATAGTGTAACATTTTCATAGTAATGCTAATCTTCAATATTCCCATTAGAGATGTAAATGTGGGCCggcccacattttcgtgcctcTGAAAAATTTGGGCCGGACCGGGCCCATATTCAATTCGTGCCGAGCCGACCCATTTTTGAAGGAGTAGGTCCAGCACAGCCCATGCCATGTCGTGCCGACCCACTTTTTTTATTCGGGCCCAAACTTGGGCCTACTTTTAAAGCCCactttattattgccaaaaaatatgaagatggagaattgaaccctccacctccacTTTAACCATCAATtgacttaccaccaaaccaaatacatttctttgtttaaattataattttagatatttttatatacttgttaacaatattttacacaaaattatatcaaagataattattagaattttaatacctactaataattgctaaaaaaattaactcacaaatcttaaaataaattaatataattataaaaatataaatattgagaaaaataagacttctattatcattttaatttattaataattgacaaataaaaatttattatgattattaatgtcaaaatatcgggctttTTATTGTGTCGTGCTTTCGTGCCGTGCCATGctaattttcaattcgtgtcgtgcctggtccaggcccatattttttcgtgccgtgtcgtgctcgtgccgatTTTGTGCCGTGCTAGAAAGTCTGGCCCATATTTACAGGTCTCCCATTGGGTATgagatttttctttttttaagctcgggaaaatTATTACTATAGAGATGAGATTACTCCATGAGAGGGTCGTAATCTTAAATCCTTTGAAAAATATGGATTCTAAACACTCTCATCAACTATAATATAGTGAATTCTACATattattaatttcaaattatttttttaaaaataatgtatAAGACTGTTATGTTTAACCAAACAATGTAGTTCAATTGACAGAATCTAACTTAATATTCTCATGCACATGCAACCAAACACAGTTTACAAGTTTCCACACAATCATATTCTTCTCTTTAATATTCTAATTTATTAGATTATTTTAAACTTCTCGTACCAAATATCTACTAAATAATTTGAGATTACcccaaaaataaaccaaaaatgTGACTCACACAAACATAAACCTTCTACTAAAAAACATACCAAAGACGGGATTGGTTTCACATTCTTAGTCCTACGAACTCTCAATACCGCATAAAAAAACACCTCCTAAGAGTATGTTTTGGCCAATCCATGTgccgcttttttttttttttgatcaagaagaaaaggaacttcattgaacaaacaaGCTGTACAAACACAGTGCTAAGCACTACAAGACCGAAACTGTAAACAAGCCAAAAGCCCCAACACTAGTAATCCATGTGCCGCTTTTTTATTACTGCGACTTACACTAAATAAGATATACTTGTAAATTTAGACAATAAAACTTTAATATCATAAAAGTGTACATCCAACTCGTTTAGAAAATCAAAATTATTGTTGATTGGCAAAACTAGAGAAAGAGAGTCTGAGAAAAATAGTTTGAATTAGAAGTACCACAGTAACATGAATTCAATCTCACCAACAGAGCAAGATCTTCAGCTTGATAGACCAACAAACAAATTACATGTCACACAAACATAAATGATGAGTCTACAATAATCTTTAACGGTTAGAAATTAATAACAGTAGTATCACAAATAAGTGTAGTACATGCATACTTGATTGCAATAATTTAACAAAGTTGATAATTAGTGTAATCGAATAAGTTCCATCTTAAATGAACTAGATGAGTCAAGAGAAAAAAGGGGTCTCTAATATTTTGGTGTAGTATATTTTGTTTTGAGATATTTCATTAGTTATGATATAACTATGTGTAATGATACTTGGATTAACATTATGCACCAAAATATTACCTCAACTGACAGCAATAACATTTATTTTAGATGAAACTCTCTTTTAAAGTAGTAATACATAGATTAATGTAATATTTTAGTGCAAATATCATTACTCTATAACTATTTAGGGAATTTCtcatataggggcttcactttaagctttaCCGGTGGGGTTCTTTTATGTTCTCGATCCGTGAACagtttcggtgcgatttttttatgactgtgtatattgtaattatttagagcatcttacagattttcagaaaattttaaatagtttacagtagcaaaaactaggttcaaacatgtttttcacgtgcataaaaaaaactAGTCACACATGCAACGTGTTT
It includes:
- the LOC133821959 gene encoding tetraketide alpha-pyrone reductase 2-like — protein: MPEYCVTGGTGFIAAYLVKTLLEKGHTVRTTVRDPGDESKVGYLRELSGAKERLKIFKADLMVEGSFDEAIHGVDGVYHTASPVLVPCDDNIQSSLVDPCIKGTRNVLSSCAKASSVKRIVLTSSCSSIRYRYDVQQISPLNESHWSDPEYCKNYNLWYAYAKTTAEKDAWKFAEETGKDLVVVNPSFVVGPLLAPQPTSTLFLILAVVRGERGEYPNTTVGFVHIDDVVAAHIMAMEDSRASGRLICSNSVAHWSQIIEMLRAKYPSYPFENKCSSQEGDSNPHSMDTSKITQLGFPGFKTLEQMFDDCIKSFQDKGFL
- the LOC133821766 gene encoding exopolygalacturonase-like codes for the protein MASRLPGHFAFLILLFVVITKVQSDQKVFNVINFGVIADGKTDNSKAFVDVWNQACSYSGRGVVLIPKGTYYASSMVFSGPCKGQTLFSINGNLKAPTDKKAWAGTESWISFRNIINLEISGGGSFDGQGPSAWPYNDCKTNPHCVQLPISIGLDFVNDSRIHDIKLINSKNFNMKVFGCLRTTIEHIQITAPVTSPNTDGIHIGSSTCIKIFDSLIATGDDCVSISPGTENLQVSGVTCGPGHGISIGSLGKYANEGDVKNLVIQNCNLTGTDNDNGVRIKTWAPSPPSIVYNVTFENISMKDVDNPIIIDQQYCPFGNCVTQVPTRPLVS